A DNA window from Arachis hypogaea cultivar Tifrunner chromosome 18, arahy.Tifrunner.gnm2.J5K5, whole genome shotgun sequence contains the following coding sequences:
- the LOC112772954 gene encoding uncharacterized protein isoform X1, translating into MFLLSSLSEAEKVLGEISNYKVQAGCMFLRFAHHQPMIDAIHECLLKKKVGCIWIDGGTPAASRQQLVTDFQEKDYIKAAVLSIKAGVVGLLQAQLSLQNNPGFQVT; encoded by the exons ATGTTCCTGCTTTCTTCCTTGTCAGAAGCAGAGAAGGTTCTAGGagaaatatctaattataaagtTCAG GCAGGTTGCATGTTTCTTAGATTTGCGCACCATCAGCCAATGATAGATGCGATACATGAGTGCCTTCTT AAGAAAAAAGTGGGTTGCATCTGGATTGATGGAGGTACACCCGCTGCATCAAGGCAACAATTGGTTACAGATTTCCAGGAAAAGGATTATATCAAGGCAGCTGTA CTATCCATTAAAGCGGGAGTAGTTGGATTACTGCAAGCACAGTTATCTTTACAGAACAATCCTGGATTCCAAGTGACCTAA
- the LOC112772954 gene encoding uncharacterized protein isoform X4 — protein sequence MFLLSSLSEAEKVLGEISNYKVQAGCMFLRFAHHQPMIDAIHECLLKKKVGCIWIDGGTPAASRQQLVTDFQEKDYIKAAVVCYPLKRE from the exons ATGTTCCTGCTTTCTTCCTTGTCAGAAGCAGAGAAGGTTCTAGGagaaatatctaattataaagtTCAG GCAGGTTGCATGTTTCTTAGATTTGCGCACCATCAGCCAATGATAGATGCGATACATGAGTGCCTTCTT AAGAAAAAAGTGGGTTGCATCTGGATTGATGGAGGTACACCCGCTGCATCAAGGCAACAATTGGTTACAGATTTCCAGGAAAAGGATTATATCAAGGCAGCTGTAGTATG CTATCCATTAAAGCGGGAGTAG
- the LOC112772954 gene encoding uncharacterized protein isoform X3 — MFLLSSLSEAEKVLGEISNYKVQAGCMFLRFAHHQPMIDAIHECLLKKKVGCIWIDGGTPAASRQQLVTDFQEKDYIKAAVVWCYPLKRE; from the exons ATGTTCCTGCTTTCTTCCTTGTCAGAAGCAGAGAAGGTTCTAGGagaaatatctaattataaagtTCAG GCAGGTTGCATGTTTCTTAGATTTGCGCACCATCAGCCAATGATAGATGCGATACATGAGTGCCTTCTT AAGAAAAAAGTGGGTTGCATCTGGATTGATGGAGGTACACCCGCTGCATCAAGGCAACAATTGGTTACAGATTTCCAGGAAAAGGATTATATCAAGGCAGCTGTAGTATGGTG CTATCCATTAAAGCGGGAGTAG
- the LOC112772954 gene encoding uncharacterized protein isoform X2, whose translation MFLLSSLSEAEKVLGEISNYKVQAGCMFLRFAHHQPMIDAIHECLLKKKVGCIWIDGGTPAASRQQLVTDFQEKDYIKAAVVWWYFCYPLKRE comes from the exons ATGTTCCTGCTTTCTTCCTTGTCAGAAGCAGAGAAGGTTCTAGGagaaatatctaattataaagtTCAG GCAGGTTGCATGTTTCTTAGATTTGCGCACCATCAGCCAATGATAGATGCGATACATGAGTGCCTTCTT AAGAAAAAAGTGGGTTGCATCTGGATTGATGGAGGTACACCCGCTGCATCAAGGCAACAATTGGTTACAGATTTCCAGGAAAAGGATTATATCAAGGCAGCTGTAGTATGGTGGTATTTTTG CTATCCATTAAAGCGGGAGTAG